One region of Polaribacter pectinis genomic DNA includes:
- a CDS encoding heparan-alpha-glucosaminide N-acetyltransferase domain-containing protein, with translation MKPKRLFFIDIIRAFAILMMLQGHFIDTLLATSFRDVNSISFSVWSYFRGITAPTFFTISGLIFTYLLLKAKERGEEKLRMKKGIVRGLFLIFIGYLLRIPFLRWLQGSFNSYFLIVDVLQCIGLSLILIILLYYLSAKKTLLFSLITLTLGFIIFLTEPLYRTLNLENLPILLNNYISKVNGSVFTIIPWLGYVAFGAFLATIFDKNLMKDHFKKIIIFLFIFFGIILIFYSSYLLCLLYKLTDIQLFLDSASYNYLFTRLGNVFLYFAFFYALEEYLKFPLILKIGQKTLSIYVIHFIIIYGSFTGIGLKHIIGKNLSPIQAIIGAILFLTTVCFISFYYVRTNAFIYDNLRKFFDKLKGN, from the coding sequence TTGAAACCTAAAAGACTCTTTTTTATTGACATAATTCGTGCATTTGCAATATTAATGATGCTTCAAGGGCATTTTATTGATACTCTCTTGGCTACAAGTTTTAGAGATGTAAATTCAATTTCTTTTTCTGTTTGGTCTTATTTCAGAGGTATAACTGCACCTACATTTTTTACAATTTCAGGTTTAATATTTACTTATTTATTGTTAAAGGCAAAAGAAAGAGGAGAAGAAAAACTTCGAATGAAAAAAGGGATTGTTAGAGGTTTATTTCTAATTTTTATAGGTTATCTTTTAAGAATTCCATTTTTAAGATGGCTACAAGGCAGTTTTAATTCCTATTTTTTAATAGTGGATGTTTTGCAATGTATAGGATTGAGTTTAATTTTAATAATTTTACTTTACTATTTATCTGCAAAAAAAACATTATTATTTTCTTTGATTACTTTAACTCTAGGGTTTATTATATTTCTTACAGAACCTTTATACAGAACTCTTAATTTAGAAAATTTACCTATTCTACTTAACAACTATATTTCTAAAGTAAATGGATCCGTATTTACCATAATTCCATGGCTCGGGTATGTTGCTTTTGGTGCATTTTTAGCAACTATATTTGATAAAAATTTAATGAAAGATCATTTTAAAAAAATTATAATATTTCTATTTATCTTTTTTGGAATTATACTTATATTTTATTCTTCCTATCTTTTATGTTTACTTTATAAACTAACAGATATTCAATTATTTTTAGACTCTGCTAGCTATAATTACCTCTTTACAAGGCTTGGAAATGTATTCTTATACTTTGCTTTCTTTTACGCTTTAGAAGAGTATCTTAAGTTTCCTCTTATTTTAAAAATTGGGCAAAAGACATTATCAATTTATGTAATTCATTTTATTATTATCTATGGTAGTTTTACTGGAATTGGCTTGAAACATATCATTGGAAAAAACCTTTCTCCCATACAAGCTATTATTGGCGCAATTTTATTTTTAACTACGGTCTGTTTTATTTCTTTTTATTACGTAAGAACAAATGCTTTTATATATGATAATTTGAGAAAGTTTTTCGATAAATTGAAAGGAAACTAA
- the aroC gene encoding chorismate synthase, with amino-acid sequence MSFNSFGNLLRVTTYGESHGSAIGGVIDGFPAGLVVDFDAIQEELNRRKPGQSKIVTQRKEPDTVEFLSGIFEGKTTGTSIGFIIRNTNQKSKDYNHNTNVYRPSHADYTYDQKYGVRDYKGGGRSSARETANWVVAGALAKQLIASININAFTSSVGDIFIDKPYQDLDFSKTENNIVRCPDESSAEKMISKIQEIRKAGDTIGGTITCVAQNVPVGLGEPIFNKLHAELGKAMLSINAVKGFEFGSGFCGAKMKGSEHNDVFNADGSTQSNLSGGIQGGISNGMDIYFRVAFKPVATIMSSQQTINSDYEVTEITGKGRHDPCVVPRAVPIVEAMTALVLADFYLLNKSRKI; translated from the coding sequence ATGTCATTTAATTCTTTTGGAAACCTATTAAGAGTAACAACCTATGGAGAATCTCATGGAAGTGCTATTGGTGGTGTTATAGATGGTTTCCCTGCTGGTTTAGTTGTTGATTTTGATGCAATTCAAGAAGAATTAAATAGACGTAAACCTGGGCAATCTAAAATCGTTACACAACGTAAAGAGCCAGATACTGTTGAATTTTTATCAGGAATTTTCGAAGGAAAGACAACTGGAACCTCTATTGGTTTTATTATTAGAAATACCAATCAGAAATCTAAAGATTACAATCATAATACTAATGTTTATAGACCTTCTCATGCAGATTATACCTATGACCAAAAATATGGTGTTAGAGATTACAAAGGTGGTGGTAGAAGTTCTGCAAGAGAAACTGCCAATTGGGTAGTTGCTGGTGCATTGGCAAAACAACTGATAGCAAGCATAAATATAAATGCTTTTACATCTTCTGTTGGAGATATTTTTATTGATAAACCTTATCAAGATCTAGATTTTTCTAAAACAGAAAATAATATTGTACGTTGTCCAGATGAGTCTTCTGCAGAAAAAATGATTTCTAAAATTCAAGAAATTAGAAAAGCTGGAGATACAATTGGAGGTACAATTACTTGTGTTGCACAAAATGTTCCTGTTGGTTTAGGTGAACCTATTTTTAACAAACTACATGCAGAATTGGGGAAAGCAATGCTTTCTATTAACGCTGTAAAAGGTTTCGAATTTGGAAGCGGGTTTTGTGGTGCAAAAATGAAAGGTTCTGAACACAATGACGTTTTTAATGCTGATGGTTCTACACAGTCTAACCTTTCAGGCGGAATTCAAGGAGGAATTAGTAACGGAATGGATATTTACTTTAGAGTAGCATTTAAACCTGTTGCTACAATAATGAGCTCTCAACAAACCATAAATTCTGATTATGAAGTTACAGAAATAACGGGTAAAGGTAGACACGATCCTTGTGTTGTACCAAGAGCTGTACCTATTGTAGAAGCAATGACAGCTTTGGTTTTAGCAGATTTCTATTTATTAAATAAATCAAGAAAGATTTAA
- a CDS encoding protein-disulfide reductase DsbD family protein produces MKKIITILILMISLGTVAQIEDPIKWETSVEKTSETEFTLIATATIEKSWHLYSQNVPENGPIPTTFYFDEAKNSFKKIGETIEEDGHTVDDKVFGMKIKFFENTAVFKQKIKLTANKKIVNGSVEFMVCDDTQCMAPTEVDLEFKLSSNAKIASTDDLNSENNSSSSKGLLSIFLIAFISGFAALLTPCVFPMIPMTVSFFTKQSKTKAAGIKNAIIYGLSIIVIYVLLGVLVSLLFGADALNALSTNVWFNIAFFILLLIFAASFLGAFEIMLPNSWANKVDSQADKGGLIGIFFMALALAIVSFSCTGPIVGTLLVEAAAGGNQIGPIVGMLGFSTAIALPFALFAAFPGWLNSLPKSGGWLNTVKVVLGFLELALAFKFLSNADLVLQLHWLEREVFIAIWIAIFGALSLYLFGKIQLPHDSPLKHISVGRLSLGLLSLTFTLYMLPGLWGAPLNLISAFPPPQHYSESPYGVGYMRLGNGGVSNVDIPEGAHLMAPHNILAFNDYDKGLAYAKKIGKPVMLDFTGHACVNCRKMEQQVWVKPKVLKVLKNDVVLISLYVDDKRPLAENEVVDSKLKPGKKLKYIGQKWSELQTIKYKANTQPFYVLMDHNEENLNEPVAYTPDVDEYLNWLEEGISKFK; encoded by the coding sequence ATGAAAAAAATCATTACTATTCTTATTCTAATGATAAGTTTAGGAACTGTTGCGCAAATAGAAGATCCAATAAAATGGGAAACTTCTGTTGAAAAAACATCTGAAACTGAATTCACATTAATTGCAACTGCAACTATTGAAAAAAGTTGGCATTTATATTCTCAAAATGTTCCAGAAAATGGACCAATTCCAACAACTTTTTATTTTGATGAAGCTAAAAATTCATTTAAAAAAATAGGTGAAACAATAGAAGAAGATGGTCATACAGTAGATGATAAGGTTTTTGGAATGAAGATTAAGTTTTTTGAAAACACTGCAGTGTTTAAACAAAAAATTAAACTTACAGCTAATAAGAAAATCGTTAATGGAAGTGTAGAGTTTATGGTTTGTGATGACACACAATGTATGGCTCCAACAGAAGTAGATTTAGAGTTTAAGTTGTCTTCAAATGCCAAAATTGCTTCCACAGATGATCTTAATTCAGAAAATAATTCATCTTCAAGTAAAGGATTGTTATCAATTTTCTTAATTGCTTTTATATCAGGTTTTGCAGCATTATTAACTCCTTGTGTGTTTCCAATGATTCCAATGACTGTCAGCTTTTTTACAAAACAGAGTAAGACAAAAGCAGCAGGAATTAAAAATGCAATAATTTATGGTTTATCAATCATTGTAATATATGTTCTACTAGGAGTTTTAGTAAGTCTATTATTTGGGGCAGATGCTTTAAACGCGCTGTCTACAAATGTTTGGTTTAACATTGCTTTTTTTATATTATTATTAATTTTTGCGGCTTCATTTTTAGGAGCTTTTGAAATTATGTTGCCAAATTCTTGGGCAAATAAAGTAGATTCTCAAGCAGATAAAGGAGGATTAATTGGAATCTTTTTTATGGCATTAGCTTTAGCAATTGTATCTTTTTCTTGTACAGGGCCAATTGTTGGAACCTTATTAGTTGAAGCTGCTGCTGGTGGAAATCAAATTGGACCAATTGTAGGTATGTTAGGTTTTTCTACGGCTATAGCATTACCATTTGCATTATTTGCAGCATTTCCTGGTTGGTTAAATTCTTTACCAAAATCTGGAGGTTGGTTAAATACAGTAAAAGTAGTTTTAGGGTTTTTAGAATTGGCTTTGGCTTTTAAATTCTTATCAAATGCAGATTTAGTTTTACAATTACATTGGTTAGAAAGAGAAGTATTTATTGCAATTTGGATTGCCATATTCGGAGCATTATCATTGTACCTTTTCGGAAAAATACAATTGCCACATGATTCTCCACTTAAGCACATTTCTGTAGGTAGATTAAGTTTAGGTTTATTATCATTAACTTTTACATTGTATATGTTACCCGGTTTATGGGGTGCACCCTTAAATTTAATTAGTGCTTTTCCACCACCACAACATTATAGCGAATCTCCTTACGGAGTTGGTTATATGAGATTAGGAAATGGAGGCGTTTCTAATGTAGATATTCCAGAAGGAGCTCACTTAATGGCACCACACAATATTTTAGCTTTTAATGATTACGATAAAGGTTTGGCGTACGCAAAAAAAATAGGAAAACCTGTAATGTTAGATTTTACAGGACACGCATGTGTTAACTGTAGAAAAATGGAACAACAAGTCTGGGTAAAACCAAAAGTTTTAAAAGTCCTAAAAAATGATGTTGTTTTAATTTCATTGTATGTAGATGATAAAAGGCCTTTAGCAGAAAATGAAGTTGTTGATTCAAAATTAAAACCAGGGAAAAAGTTAAAATATATAGGACAGAAATGGAGTGAGCTACAAACCATAAAATATAAAGCAAATACACAACCATTTTATGTTTTAATGGACCATAATGAAGAAAATTTAAATGAACCAGTAGCATATACTCCAGATGTTGATGAATATCTTAACTGGTTAGAAGAAGGAATATCTAAATTCAAATAA
- a CDS encoding aminotransferase class V-fold PLP-dependent enzyme, with amino-acid sequence MISTNENKKVISDLETYFSQFRKHIVGIDQTFQSPNGEKKLVYTDWTASGRLYRPIEEKLLNDFGPFIANTHTETSTSGAAMTLAYHEARNIIKRHVNANENDVLITSGTGMTGVVNKFQRILGLKVSENLKEHTNIPDEIKPIVFVSHMEHHSNQTSWLETIADVEVVPCDNDGLLCLKSFEKCIKKHEHRKIKIASITSCSNVTGIKTAYHAVAKLIHKYNGLCFVDFACCAPYVEINMHPEDEEAYLDAIFFSPHKFLGGPGTSGVLVFNKKLYKNVVPDNPGGGTVSYTNPWGQHDYFDDVETREDGGTPGFLQAIKIALSIQLKDKMGVANIKKREDEINEIMFKTLESLPNVKILAPKIKDRLSIFSFYFEKVHFNLIVKLLNDRFGIQTRGGCSCAGTYGHFLLNVDQETSNRIKDEILHGCNTDKPGWIRLSIHPTITSEELEFICHSLKELSENIEEWSKDYKYDPIKNDYVHKTVEPIEKELVKSWFAV; translated from the coding sequence ATGATTTCTACAAATGAAAATAAGAAAGTAATCTCTGATTTAGAAACCTATTTTAGTCAGTTTAGAAAGCACATAGTTGGTATAGACCAAACATTTCAATCTCCAAATGGAGAGAAAAAACTTGTTTATACAGATTGGACAGCAAGTGGAAGATTATATCGCCCAATTGAAGAAAAATTATTAAATGATTTTGGTCCTTTTATAGCTAATACACATACAGAAACTTCAACTTCTGGTGCAGCAATGACATTAGCTTATCATGAAGCAAGAAACATCATTAAAAGGCATGTAAATGCTAATGAAAATGATGTTCTAATAACTTCAGGAACAGGAATGACAGGAGTTGTAAATAAATTTCAAAGGATTTTAGGTTTAAAAGTTTCAGAAAATTTAAAAGAACACACCAATATTCCAGATGAAATAAAACCCATTGTATTTGTTTCTCATATGGAACACCATTCTAATCAAACTTCTTGGTTAGAAACAATAGCTGATGTAGAAGTTGTGCCTTGTGATAATGATGGTTTACTTTGTTTAAAAAGCTTCGAAAAGTGTATTAAAAAACATGAACATAGAAAAATTAAAATAGCTTCAATTACTTCTTGTTCTAATGTTACAGGAATAAAAACAGCATATCACGCAGTTGCAAAATTAATTCATAAATATAATGGTTTGTGTTTTGTAGATTTTGCTTGTTGCGCGCCATATGTAGAGATAAATATGCATCCAGAGGATGAAGAAGCATATTTAGATGCTATTTTCTTTTCTCCACATAAATTTTTAGGAGGACCAGGAACTTCCGGCGTTTTGGTTTTTAATAAAAAATTATATAAAAATGTAGTTCCAGACAATCCAGGAGGAGGAACAGTAAGTTACACAAATCCTTGGGGGCAACATGATTATTTCGATGATGTAGAAACCAGAGAAGATGGTGGTACACCAGGTTTTTTACAAGCCATAAAAATTGCACTTTCTATTCAGTTGAAAGATAAAATGGGCGTTGCAAACATTAAAAAAAGAGAAGATGAGATAAACGAAATAATGTTTAAAACATTAGAAAGTTTACCAAATGTGAAAATTTTAGCACCAAAAATAAAAGATAGATTAAGTATTTTTTCTTTCTATTTTGAAAAAGTTCACTTTAATTTAATTGTTAAGTTGTTAAATGATAGATTCGGAATTCAAACAAGAGGAGGTTGTTCTTGTGCAGGAACGTATGGACATTTTTTACTGAATGTAGACCAGGAAACATCTAATAGAATTAAAGACGAAATTTTACACGGCTGTAATACTGACAAACCAGGTTGGATTCGTTTATCAATTCATCCAACAATAACTTCAGAAGAATTAGAGTTTATCTGCCATTCACTAAAAGAATTATCTGAGAATATTGAAGAATGGTCTAAAGATTATAAGTACGATCCAATTAAAAACGATTATGTTCATAAAACAGTTGAACCAATTGAAAAAGAATTGGTTAAAAGCTGGTTTGCTGTTTAA
- a CDS encoding alpha-ketoglutarate-dependent dioxygenase AlkB family protein, producing the protein MDLFSSEKIKNILPFDGVTNYHGIVLDKNQCDFFYQKLFETIEWKNDEAIIFGKKIITKRKVAWYGISEFSYKYSGVTKTANIFTKELLELKEVVEKESGETYNSCLLNLYHSGEEGMAYHSDGEKMLKKNGAIASLSLGAERKFSFKHKENKQRIDIILERGSLLVMREFTQTNWLHRLPPTKMVFTPRINLTFRTIEL; encoded by the coding sequence ATGGATTTATTCTCTTCAGAAAAAATAAAAAACATTTTACCTTTCGATGGTGTTACCAATTATCATGGTATTGTTTTAGATAAAAATCAATGTGATTTTTTCTACCAAAAACTCTTCGAAACTATTGAGTGGAAAAATGACGAAGCCATTATTTTTGGTAAGAAAATAATCACAAAAAGAAAAGTAGCTTGGTATGGTATTTCTGAATTTTCTTACAAATATTCAGGAGTTACAAAAACGGCAAATATTTTCACAAAAGAGTTGTTGGAACTCAAAGAAGTTGTAGAAAAAGAAAGTGGAGAAACGTATAATTCTTGTTTGTTAAATTTATATCATTCAGGAGAAGAAGGAATGGCTTATCATTCAGATGGAGAAAAAATGTTGAAGAAAAACGGAGCAATAGCTTCACTTTCTTTAGGAGCAGAACGTAAATTTTCTTTCAAACATAAAGAAAACAAACAACGAATAGATATTATTTTAGAAAGAGGAAGTTTGTTGGTAATGAGAGAATTTACACAAACCAATTGGTTGCACAGATTACCACCAACAAAAATGGTTTTTACACCACGAATTAATTTGACGTTTAGAACCATAGAATTGTAA
- the rluF gene encoding 23S rRNA pseudouridine(2604) synthase RluF, whose amino-acid sequence MDSNSQNTINLNKYISSSGICSRREAEKFIKEGRVTINGKPTQLGNRVAKKDVVKLDGRLVTPKNVTLYIALNKPVGIVSTTDDREPNNIVKHINYPERLFPIGRLDKPSEGLIFLTNDGDIVNKILRAGNNHEKEYFVSVNKSITPDFIEKMGNGIPILGTVTQNCLVEKVSDKIFKIVLTQGLNRQIRRMCEYLDYEVTKLKRTRIMNVELGYLQSGDWRELTDEEMKEINKMISTSSKTEEASKVKTAPKTSRPKRKLAPSKNDFNKKSASFRKSSPKNKRNNSSSTKKKRW is encoded by the coding sequence TTGGATTCTAATTCACAAAATACCATCAATCTTAATAAATACATCAGTTCTTCAGGGATTTGTTCTCGAAGAGAAGCAGAAAAATTTATTAAAGAAGGCAGAGTTACCATCAATGGAAAACCTACGCAATTAGGAAATAGAGTTGCCAAAAAAGATGTTGTAAAATTAGACGGACGGTTAGTAACTCCAAAAAACGTAACGCTTTATATTGCCTTAAACAAACCTGTTGGAATCGTTTCTACGACTGATGATAGAGAGCCAAATAACATCGTAAAACACATTAATTATCCAGAAAGATTATTTCCAATTGGACGATTAGATAAACCTTCTGAAGGTTTAATTTTTCTTACAAATGATGGTGATATTGTCAATAAAATTTTACGAGCAGGAAACAATCACGAGAAAGAATATTTTGTTTCAGTAAACAAATCAATCACACCAGATTTTATAGAAAAAATGGGAAATGGAATCCCTATTTTAGGCACTGTTACTCAAAATTGTTTGGTAGAAAAAGTAAGCGATAAAATTTTCAAAATCGTTTTAACACAAGGTTTAAATCGCCAAATTCGTAGAATGTGCGAATATTTAGATTATGAAGTAACCAAGTTAAAACGAACCCGAATCATGAATGTCGAGTTGGGCTATTTACAATCTGGAGATTGGCGTGAGTTAACGGATGAAGAGATGAAAGAAATCAATAAAATGATTTCCACATCCTCTAAAACCGAAGAAGCATCAAAAGTTAAAACTGCTCCAAAAACATCTAGACCTAAGCGAAAATTAGCACCTTCAAAAAACGATTTCAATAAAAAAAGTGCTTCATTTAGAAAATCTTCACCAAAAAACAAGAGAAATAATTCGAGTTCTACTAAAAAGAAACGTTGGTAA
- the tgt gene encoding tRNA guanosine(34) transglycosylase Tgt produces MKFDLKITDPKSKARAGTITTDHGEIETPIFMPVGTVGTVKGVHQTELKNEINPDIILGNTYHLFLRPGMEILEKAGGLHKFMNWDRNILTDSGGYQVYSLSGRRKINEEGVKFKSHIDGSMHFFTPENVMETQRTIGADIIMAFDECTPYPCDYNYAKRSMHMTHRWLDRCINHLEKLPFKYGYEQTFMPIVQGSTYKDLRRQSAEYIANSGQQANAIGGLSVGEPAEELYAMTEVVCEVLPEDKPRYLMGVGTPINILENIALGIDMFDCVMPTRNARNGMLFTAHGSINIKNKKWEDDFSPIDDMGITWVDTMYSKAYLRHLFAAKEMLGKQIASIHNLGFYVWLTREARKHILAGDFREWKDKMVKQMDKRL; encoded by the coding sequence ATGAAATTTGACTTAAAAATTACCGACCCAAAAAGTAAAGCAAGAGCAGGAACAATTACTACAGATCATGGAGAAATTGAAACGCCAATCTTTATGCCTGTGGGAACTGTTGGAACTGTAAAAGGAGTTCATCAAACAGAACTTAAAAATGAGATAAACCCTGATATTATTTTAGGAAATACCTATCACCTTTTTTTAAGACCAGGAATGGAAATATTAGAAAAAGCTGGTGGTTTACACAAGTTTATGAACTGGGATCGTAATATCCTTACAGATTCTGGGGGTTACCAAGTATATTCACTTTCTGGAAGAAGAAAAATTAACGAAGAAGGCGTAAAATTTAAGAGCCATATAGATGGTTCTATGCACTTTTTTACACCTGAAAACGTTATGGAAACGCAACGTACAATTGGTGCCGATATTATTATGGCGTTTGACGAATGTACACCTTATCCTTGTGATTATAATTACGCAAAGCGTTCTATGCACATGACACATAGATGGTTGGACAGATGCATAAATCATTTAGAAAAACTGCCTTTTAAATATGGTTATGAACAAACGTTTATGCCAATTGTTCAAGGAAGTACGTATAAAGATTTAAGAAGACAATCTGCAGAATATATAGCAAATTCTGGTCAGCAAGCAAATGCAATTGGCGGACTTTCTGTTGGGGAACCAGCAGAAGAATTATATGCAATGACAGAAGTTGTTTGTGAAGTGTTACCAGAAGACAAGCCACGTTATTTAATGGGAGTTGGAACACCAATAAATATTTTAGAAAATATTGCTTTAGGTATAGATATGTTCGATTGTGTAATGCCAACAAGAAACGCAAGAAACGGAATGTTGTTTACAGCACATGGTTCTATCAACATAAAAAATAAAAAGTGGGAAGATGATTTTTCTCCAATAGACGACATGGGAATTACTTGGGTAGATACTATGTATTCCAAAGCGTATTTACGTCATCTTTTTGCTGCAAAAGAAATGTTAGGAAAACAAATTGCGTCGATTCATAACCTTGGTTTTTATGTTTGGTTAACAAGAGAAGCAAGAAAACACATTTTAGCTGGAGATTTTAGAGAATGGAAAGATAAAATGGTAAAACAAATGGACAAACGTTTATAG
- a CDS encoding LptF/LptG family permease produces the protein MKIIDWYILKRFLVTFLFTLLILIPIAIAIDISEKIDNFLEHANLGFYQIVDEYYTNFIIYYANTFMPLALFIAVILFTSKLSNNTEIIAITNAKVSFTRFLYPYFLGATLITVISLVMNHFVVPSSSKERKKFEKEYIKNRAQKNELKHVSDFSLQLTDSTYVFIRSFDTERKTGYDFTSEVYDGLKLKSKLASRTITYNEKDSTFSLTDWRERKIFKNRDSIFSGNKIDTVFNFTPRDLIYKSAFAQEMPSGELIDYINISKKRGVKNLNAYLVELYKRTSMPIASYILTIIAVALAFRKRRGGTGVNLALGIGIMFLYVFLMKIAEVLGAVAGVNSFIYVWIPNIVFGCLAVYLYLNARK, from the coding sequence TTGAAAATAATAGATTGGTACATATTAAAAAGGTTTTTGGTAACATTTTTGTTCACCTTACTAATCTTGATTCCTATTGCCATTGCTATAGATATATCAGAAAAAATTGATAATTTTCTAGAACATGCAAATTTAGGTTTTTATCAAATTGTAGATGAATATTATACTAATTTTATTATTTATTATGCCAATACTTTTATGCCTTTGGCATTATTTATTGCTGTAATTTTATTTACCTCTAAACTTTCTAATAATACCGAAATTATAGCAATAACAAACGCTAAAGTTTCTTTTACACGATTTTTATATCCTTACTTTCTTGGAGCCACATTGATAACTGTTATTTCTCTAGTAATGAATCATTTTGTTGTGCCAAGCAGTAGTAAAGAGCGCAAAAAATTCGAAAAAGAATACATAAAAAATAGAGCGCAAAAAAATGAGTTAAAACATGTAAGTGATTTTAGTTTACAGTTAACAGATAGCACTTATGTTTTTATAAGAAGTTTCGATACCGAAAGGAAAACAGGGTATGATTTTACATCTGAAGTTTATGATGGTTTAAAGCTGAAATCTAAATTAGCTTCTAGAACTATAACTTACAATGAAAAAGATTCTACTTTTAGTCTTACAGATTGGAGAGAACGTAAAATTTTTAAGAATAGAGATAGTATTTTTTCTGGAAATAAAATTGATACAGTTTTTAATTTTACACCAAGAGATTTAATCTATAAATCTGCTTTTGCTCAAGAAATGCCTTCAGGTGAACTCATTGATTATATAAATATTTCTAAAAAAAGAGGTGTAAAAAACTTGAACGCTTATTTAGTAGAACTTTATAAAAGAACAAGCATGCCAATTGCTTCTTATATTTTAACAATTATTGCAGTTGCTTTAGCTTTTAGAAAGAGAAGAGGAGGTACTGGAGTTAATTTGGCTTTAGGTATTGGTATTATGTTCTTATATGTTTTTTTAATGAAAATAGCAGAAGTTTTGGGTGCTGTTGCTGGGGTAAACTCATTTATATATGTCTGGATTCCTAATATAGTATTTGGGTGTTTGGCAGTTTATCTGTATTTAAATGCAAGAAAATAA
- a CDS encoding DMT family transporter, with the protein MQENKLKNYLLLHFIVFIWGFTAILGALITIDAIPLVWFRMSLAVAFLIIYFIIKNKSFKIDTKGVVKFFITGIIIALHWIFFFKAIKVSNVSVALVTMSTGAFFTSLIEPVFFKRRIKTIEIFLGLLVIVGLYIIFNFESQYKLGVIYALISSFLGALFAVLNGLFIKKYSADTISLYQLFFGALFITLYLLFINGFSKELFMLQISDWVYLFVLSSICTAYAFMASVKIMKFISPYTVMLTVNLEPIYAIILALFIFGDKEKMNPAFYLGAFIVLFVVLLNGIIKNKALIKKKFKEKTVRKK; encoded by the coding sequence ATGCAAGAAAATAAGCTAAAAAATTACCTTTTACTTCACTTCATTGTTTTTATTTGGGGTTTCACTGCTATTTTAGGAGCATTAATAACCATTGATGCTATTCCATTAGTTTGGTTTAGAATGTCTTTGGCTGTTGCTTTTTTAATTATTTATTTTATTATAAAAAATAAATCATTTAAAATTGACACTAAAGGAGTTGTAAAATTTTTTATAACAGGAATTATTATTGCGCTTCATTGGATTTTCTTTTTTAAAGCTATTAAAGTTTCTAACGTGTCAGTAGCATTAGTAACTATGAGTACTGGTGCTTTTTTTACTTCTTTAATAGAACCTGTTTTTTTTAAGAGAAGAATTAAAACAATAGAAATATTTCTAGGATTACTTGTTATAGTTGGTTTATACATTATTTTTAATTTTGAAAGTCAATATAAATTAGGTGTAATTTACGCTTTAATTTCCTCATTTTTGGGAGCATTATTTGCAGTTTTAAATGGACTTTTTATTAAAAAATATTCAGCAGATACTATTTCCTTATATCAGTTGTTTTTTGGAGCACTTTTTATCACTTTGTATCTTTTGTTTATAAATGGTTTTTCTAAAGAACTCTTTATGTTACAAATTTCAGATTGGGTTTATTTATTTGTTTTAAGTAGTATTTGTACAGCTTATGCTTTTATGGCTTCTGTAAAAATCATGAAATTTATTTCTCCATATACTGTAATGTTAACAGTAAATTTAGAACCAATTTATGCAATAATTTTAGCTTTATTTATTTTTGGCGATAAAGAAAAAATGAACCCAGCCTTTTATTTAGGCGCTTTTATTGTGTTATTTGTGGTTTTATTAAACGGTATTATTAAAAACAAAGCTTTAATAAAAAAGAAATTTAAAGAAAAAACTGTTAGAAAAAAGTAG